A stretch of Sphingomonas sp. JUb134 DNA encodes these proteins:
- a CDS encoding M23 family metallopeptidase produces MAALPGCAVVPEAAGRAQPVQAPPAAVAVAPAPAPRPAAPAPFRYEGQRIQGGMLVGTAPAGVTSLTFDGEPIVLAPDSRFLIAFDRDAGPTARLVARFADGREQVETLSVAPRAWQIERLPTLPKVSQPSAEFQRRRPPELAQIAAARKQETGAQGWSQRFQWPATGRISGRFGSQRIYAGEPGSYHSGVDVAKPTGAPVTAPADGVVILAADSPFTLEGNLLMLDHGMGLSSAFLHLSRIDVRPGQRIRQGEVIGAVGSTGRATGPHLHWGMVWKGRRLDPMLIAGPMPG; encoded by the coding sequence ATGGCGGCGCTGCCCGGCTGCGCCGTCGTGCCGGAAGCGGCCGGCCGGGCCCAGCCGGTTCAGGCGCCGCCCGCGGCCGTGGCGGTCGCGCCTGCGCCCGCGCCGCGGCCGGCGGCCCCTGCGCCGTTCCGGTACGAGGGGCAGCGCATTCAGGGCGGCATGCTGGTCGGCACCGCGCCGGCAGGGGTGACGTCGCTCACGTTCGACGGCGAGCCGATCGTACTCGCACCGGACAGCCGCTTCCTGATCGCCTTCGATCGCGACGCGGGGCCCACCGCCCGGCTCGTCGCGCGCTTCGCAGACGGACGCGAACAGGTCGAGACGCTCAGCGTCGCCCCGCGCGCCTGGCAGATCGAGCGGTTGCCGACGCTTCCCAAGGTCAGCCAGCCGAGCGCCGAGTTCCAGCGTCGCCGCCCGCCCGAACTCGCCCAGATCGCCGCCGCCCGCAAGCAGGAGACCGGTGCGCAAGGCTGGTCGCAACGCTTCCAGTGGCCGGCGACCGGCCGGATCTCTGGCCGGTTCGGGTCGCAGCGCATCTATGCGGGCGAGCCCGGCAGCTACCATTCGGGGGTCGACGTGGCCAAGCCCACCGGCGCCCCGGTGACGGCGCCGGCAGACGGCGTGGTGATCCTGGCGGCCGATTCGCCCTTTACCCTGGAGGGCAATCTGCTGATGCTCGACCACGGCATGGGGCTCAGCAGCGCATTTCTTCACCTCTCGCGGATCGACGTCCGGCCCGGGCAGCGCATCCGCCAGGGCGAGGTGATCGGCGCGGTCGGCAGCACGGGCCGCGCGACCGGCCCGCATCTCCACTGGGGCATGGTCTGGAAGGGGCGTCGGCTCGACCCGATGCTGATCGCGGGGCCGATGCCCGGCTGA
- a CDS encoding GNAT family N-acetyltransferase, producing MTFRLHIPEQPSPEDREAVLAPLRAYNEQMAGPAKAEPVAILLHDEEGNSVGGLWGRSGYDWLFVEYLAVPEAWRGQGTGSALIAEAERIARARGCCGLWLDTFAFQARGFYEKLGFRVFGTLEDHPRGSRRFFLSKRLDG from the coding sequence ATGACGTTCCGCCTTCACATCCCCGAACAGCCGAGCCCCGAAGATCGCGAGGCGGTGCTTGCGCCGCTGCGCGCCTACAACGAGCAGATGGCAGGACCGGCGAAGGCCGAACCCGTGGCGATCCTGTTGCACGATGAAGAGGGCAACAGCGTGGGCGGCCTGTGGGGTCGCAGCGGCTATGACTGGCTGTTTGTCGAGTATCTGGCGGTCCCGGAGGCGTGGCGCGGCCAAGGGACCGGGAGCGCACTGATCGCCGAAGCGGAACGGATCGCCCGGGCGCGCGGCTGTTGCGGCCTGTGGCTGGACACCTTCGCCTTCCAGGCCCGCGGCTTCTACGAGAAGCTGGGGTTCCGCGTGTTCGGGACGCTGGAAGACCACCCGCGCGGCAGCCGGCGGTTCTTTCTCAGCAAGCGGCTGGACGGTTAG
- the xseA gene encoding exodeoxyribonuclease VII large subunit — protein sequence MPDPFSGFSSGRLVAEPIPGDNAAPVSVSELAGRLKRMVEGEFGHVRLRGEISGYKRAASGHVYLCLKDESAVIDGVIWRGAAAALPFQAQDGIEVVATGKLTTYPGRSKYQIVIDRMELAGEGALMALLEKLKAKLGAEGLFDAARKKPLPFLPRVIGVVTSPTGAVIRDILHRLEDRCPSHVIVWPVQVQGEGAAQQVAAAVRGFDAIEPGGPVPRPDLLIVARGGGSIEDLWAFNEEAVVRAVADCSIPVISAVGHETDTSLCDNAADLRAPTPTAAAELAVPVLADLRHTVQSHAMRTERCVRRYHQRGEERLAALVRVLPRRDALLGPQRQRVDDLAQRLGLGLERRLGQARRTLDRQSAVLRPAMLDRQLDRSRQHLASVGRLLESVNPDNLLKRGYVRVEARGTGKTIDSAAAARAAGGLKLHFRDGVVDARVERAGGKPYSSDKPEQPSLL from the coding sequence ATGCCCGATCCTTTTTCCGGCTTTTCATCGGGGCGGCTCGTAGCCGAGCCCATCCCCGGCGACAACGCCGCACCCGTCAGCGTCAGCGAACTTGCCGGCCGGCTGAAGCGCATGGTCGAGGGCGAGTTCGGCCATGTCCGCCTGCGCGGCGAGATTTCGGGCTACAAGCGTGCCGCCTCCGGCCACGTCTATCTGTGCCTGAAGGACGAGAGTGCGGTCATCGACGGCGTGATCTGGCGCGGTGCCGCCGCCGCGCTCCCGTTTCAGGCGCAGGACGGCATCGAGGTCGTCGCGACCGGCAAGCTCACCACCTATCCTGGTCGCTCCAAATACCAGATCGTGATCGATCGCATGGAGCTGGCGGGCGAGGGCGCGCTGATGGCGCTGCTCGAAAAGCTCAAGGCCAAGCTCGGCGCCGAGGGGTTGTTCGATGCCGCCCGCAAGAAGCCGCTGCCCTTCCTGCCGCGCGTGATCGGCGTCGTCACCTCGCCCACGGGTGCGGTGATCCGCGACATCCTCCACCGGCTGGAGGACCGCTGCCCCAGCCATGTCATCGTCTGGCCCGTCCAGGTGCAGGGGGAGGGTGCCGCCCAGCAGGTCGCAGCGGCGGTACGCGGTTTCGACGCGATCGAGCCCGGCGGCCCGGTGCCGCGTCCCGACCTGCTGATCGTCGCGCGCGGTGGCGGTTCGATCGAGGATTTGTGGGCGTTCAACGAGGAAGCCGTGGTGCGCGCGGTCGCGGACTGCTCGATTCCGGTGATCTCGGCGGTGGGGCATGAGACCGACACGAGTCTGTGCGACAATGCCGCCGACCTGCGCGCGCCGACCCCGACTGCGGCGGCGGAGCTTGCGGTGCCGGTGCTCGCCGACCTGCGCCACACCGTCCAGAGCCACGCGATGCGCACCGAGCGTTGCGTCCGCCGCTATCATCAGCGCGGGGAGGAGCGGCTGGCAGCGCTCGTCCGCGTGCTGCCGCGGCGCGACGCGCTGCTCGGGCCGCAGCGTCAGCGGGTCGACGATCTCGCGCAGCGGCTGGGCCTGGGGCTGGAGCGGCGGCTGGGCCAGGCGCGGCGCACACTCGACCGCCAGTCGGCGGTGCTGCGGCCCGCGATGCTGGACCGCCAGCTCGATCGCAGCCGCCAGCATCTCGCCTCTGTCGGCCGGCTGCTGGAAAGCGTGAACCCGGACAACCTCCTCAAGCGCGGCTATGTCCGCGTCGAGGCGCGCGGCACCGGCAAGACCATCGACTCCGCCGCCGCCGCCCGTGCTGCGGGCGGCCTGAAGCTCCACTTCCGCGATGGCGTGGTGGACGCACGGGTTGAGCGCGCCGGGGGCAAGCCCTATTCTTCGGACAAGCCCGAGCAGCCGAGCCTGCTCTGA
- a CDS encoding superoxide dismutase family protein encodes MKTHLALLAATGLMAACTQTAPVDSSAAPAAPRVATAMLRTAANAPAGTATATEVPGGVRIALSVNGLPQGPHGAHVHTTGRCDAPDFTTAGGHWNPTARQHGTKNPAGPHAGDMPNLLVGTDGTGSIEFTLPGGTFDGLLDADGSAFMVHASADDLMTDPSGNSGGRIACGVFNPA; translated from the coding sequence ATGAAGACGCACCTGGCCCTGCTCGCCGCGACCGGTCTGATGGCTGCCTGCACGCAGACCGCTCCCGTCGACAGCAGCGCAGCGCCTGCCGCCCCGCGCGTCGCGACCGCGATGCTGCGCACCGCCGCCAATGCGCCGGCGGGTACCGCCACGGCGACGGAGGTGCCGGGTGGCGTCCGCATCGCCCTCAGCGTCAACGGGCTGCCCCAGGGGCCGCACGGCGCCCATGTCCACACCACCGGCCGTTGCGATGCGCCGGACTTCACGACGGCGGGCGGCCACTGGAACCCGACCGCCCGGCAGCACGGCACGAAGAACCCAGCCGGGCCGCACGCGGGCGACATGCCCAACCTGCTGGTCGGCACCGACGGCACCGGCTCGATCGAATTCACGCTGCCGGGCGGCACCTTCGACGGCCTGCTCGATGCCGATGGCTCGGCGTTCATGGTGCATGCGAGCGCGGACGACCTGATGACCGATCCTTCGGGCAACAGCGGCGGCCGAATCGCCTGCGGCGTGTTCAACCCCGCCTGA
- the mtnP gene encoding S-methyl-5'-thioadenosine phosphorylase yields MSGWTLGIIGGSGLYAVAGVEEGRWETVETPWGSPSDACYVGRMGHVRVVFLPRHGRGHRIPPSDLNARANIDALKRLGVTDVLAISSVGSLVEDRPPGSFTMVDQFIDRTRGRPSSFFGPGLVAHVSMADPVCPRLSALAADAARAAGAAVSPTGTYLAMEGPQFSTRAESRLYRSWGCEVIGMTAMPEAKLAREAELPYALVGMVTDYDCWREGEAVDTAEILAQLDANASKARALVQHLVTALPEERPASPIDTCLDSALMTAPSMRDPALVARLDAVAGRALRRT; encoded by the coding sequence GTGAGCGGTTGGACGCTCGGTATCATCGGCGGTTCCGGCCTCTACGCGGTCGCAGGGGTGGAAGAGGGACGGTGGGAGACGGTGGAAACGCCGTGGGGCTCGCCGTCCGACGCTTGCTACGTCGGGCGGATGGGGCATGTCCGCGTGGTGTTCCTGCCGCGCCACGGCCGCGGGCACCGCATCCCGCCCTCCGACCTCAACGCCCGCGCCAACATCGATGCGCTGAAGCGCCTGGGCGTGACGGACGTGCTGGCGATCTCCTCGGTGGGATCGCTCGTGGAGGATCGGCCGCCCGGCAGCTTCACCATGGTCGACCAGTTCATCGACCGCACCCGCGGGCGGCCGTCGAGCTTCTTCGGCCCGGGTCTGGTGGCGCATGTCTCGATGGCAGACCCGGTGTGCCCGCGCCTGTCGGCGCTCGCCGCCGACGCCGCCCGCGCGGCCGGTGCCGCGGTGTCGCCGACCGGCACCTATCTGGCGATGGAAGGTCCGCAGTTCTCGACCCGTGCGGAGAGCCGACTCTACCGCAGTTGGGGTTGCGAGGTGATCGGCATGACGGCGATGCCCGAGGCCAAGCTCGCGCGCGAGGCGGAGCTGCCCTACGCGCTGGTCGGCATGGTCACGGACTATGACTGCTGGCGCGAAGGGGAGGCGGTGGACACTGCCGAGATCCTCGCGCAGCTCGACGCCAATGCATCGAAGGCGCGGGCGCTCGTGCAGCATCTGGTCACGGCTCTGCCGGAGGAGCGACCAGCGTCTCCGATCGATACCTGCCTCGACTCGGCCTTGATGACCGCGCCGTCGATGCGGGATCCTGCGCTGGTGGCGCGGCTGGACGCGGTGGCAGGCAGGGCGCTGCGCCGCACGTAA
- a CDS encoding DUF2093 domain-containing protein, which yields MLMSNSSRQARLHYLSGGFRVLSPGDHVVCARTGEKIPLEELHYWSAERQEAYATAEAATAAMRPA from the coding sequence ATGTTGATGTCGAACAGCTCGCGCCAGGCGCGCCTCCACTATCTCTCGGGCGGGTTCCGCGTCCTGTCGCCGGGAGACCACGTCGTCTGCGCCCGCACCGGTGAGAAGATCCCGCTCGAGGAGCTTCATTACTGGAGCGCCGAGCGGCAAGAAGCCTATGCCACTGCGGAGGCCGCAACCGCGGCGATGCGTCCGGCGTGA